The genomic segment GAACTCCATAAAAGACATAAATATGGAAGTGAAAGTAATTTAATGAGGCACAAAAACCTACGGAGAAATTACAGAGAAAATAGAAGAAGCAATAACtgtggaagaaaaaaaaagaggcaCGTGTTACTTTTTCCGTGAAAACCCTGTCGGTTGCTCCTTGATGACTGTAATCCATGGGACACGTGTCACTCCATAAATAAACCCATTCCCATCCCTACATACCTTCATCATCGTCATCACCATCATAAAATAGAACCAAGCTTTTAAACCCGACCACACTTTCCACCCTCACACTCCTCCACGCAACCCCACTTTTCCGGTCTACTTTCGCCGGAATTCCCGTTTTCCACTCTTCTCTCACTCTATCTCATGCTTCCCAAATCAATTCACCCCTCACTGGAACCTCAAACCAAAACACTTCATAACAAACCAACCCTCACTTCTTCCATCACCTCCCTCCTCAAACCCCTTTCCTCACCCCAAATCCCTCGTTCATGGATATTCTTCACTGTCCTCTTCATCCAGATCCTCCTCCTCTGCAACCTCCGCATGTTCTCCTCCCCAATCCCCTCTCCTCTCCCCGCCCCCATCGTCCATCACTCTTCCCAAGCTCTGGACCAATGCGGCTCCGGCAAGGTCTTCGTCTACGACCTCCCCCAAACCTTCAACTACGAAATCCTCCAGAATTGCGACAACCTCAACCCCTGGGGCTCCCGCTGCAACTCCCTCTCTAACAACGGATTCGGCCTGAACGCTGCCGCGCTGGCCGGAATCGTTCCTGAGGATCTCCTCCCGGCGTGGCACTGGACCGACCAGTTCGTCACTGAAGTCATCTTCCACAACCGATTATTGAATCACAGGTGCAGGGTTAAGGAGCCGGAATCCGCTACGGCATTCTACATACCGTTCTACGCTGGACTCGCGGTTGGGAAGTACCTGTGGCTCAACTCGACAGCTGAAGAACGCGATCGCCGCTGCGACATGATGCTGCGCTGGGTTATGGACCAACCGTTTTTTAAGAGATCAAACGGTTGGGATCATTTTATTACCATGGGACGCATCACATGGGATTTTCGTCGCTCCTCGGAACGCGATTGGGGTTCCAGCTGCATCTACAAGCCTGGGCTAAGAAACGTCACGCGCCTTCTCATAGAGCGTAATCCTTGGGACTATTTCGACGTAGGTGTTCCTTACCCCACCGGATTCCATCCGCGCTCTAAATCCGACGTCACGCGCTGGCAGAACTTCGTCCACGAGCGCCAACGCAGTGCGCTCTTCTGCTTCGCCGGCGCCCCTCGACGCGCGTTCCGCCAAGACTTCCGCGGGATTTTGCTGAGCCAATGCCGCGAAGCGGGCGAGTCGTGCCGCACCGTGAACTGCACTGGGACGCGGTGTTCCAACGGCACGTCGGCGATTCTCGAAACGTTTCTGGACTCTGATTTCTGCTTACAGCCGAGAGGGGACAGCTTCACACGCAGGTCCATTTTCGATTGCATGGTGGCCGGTTCGATTCCGGTTTTCTTCTGGCGGCGAAGCGCGTACCTGCAGTACGAGTTGTTCTTGCCGGTCGAACCGGGAAGTTACTCAGTTTACATAGATCGGAACGCAGTTAAGAATGGAACCGTAACCGTGAAAAACGTGCTGGAGAAGTTCACCAGGGAGAGAGTGCGGCAAATGAGGGAGAAAGTGATTGAGTACATTCCGAGGTTGATTTACGCTAACACGAAAGACGGGTTAGACGATATGAAGGATGCGTTCGATGTTGCCATCGAAGGTGTGCTGAAAAGGTTCAAGGAACAGGAACAACCGAAGTTTCACAAGTGGAAATAACGGCGAAACAATATTTCCTTTCTTAGATttagaaaaactatatataaataaataaaaaatactgtATGTTTGATTGAGGTGAATTCGCTAGATtagagttatatttttttatagagtCACAATGCGATGTACTATATTGATATTTCTTTACTCGATGAATTATGCATTTATACGATGGAAATATATATTACATCTAGAGTTTTGAAGTGATGGTTGCTAATCCGTACCATATGGTCTTATGCTATTCTCGCAGAACAATCAAATGCTATGCTGCGCTGCTTGTTACTGATTCAGGATTGGTGATCATGCTGATTAAAATCCCTCTGTCCTGCTCCAGGTTTTCTTCTGTTTTTCTGGAGCAATCATGAGGTGAAGGAAACTGACACGATATCACAGAAAAATGCATTATTAAAACAACTTCTTGGTCTCCTTGGGTGTATTATTATCTACATCCCTGTGATTTTTGTGAGCAAAGAACATACATGTGCTTGACAATAATAGTAAACCCCCTACTCATGAACTTGTGTCTGCTGCGTGTTTTCTGTAAATCGTTTACTATCATCGATTGCAATGATTTTTGTGAGCAAAGAACAGCGGATGTGTACAATTCTTATTCAATAAcaagttttcttttcttgcttGCGCAGTTGCATCAATTTCGCCATGTACAAATGAGAAAATGGAATAAAGAGATCCAAGGGAAAGTCGGCCACTCAGTTGATCAGTGCTTGTGTATGGATTGAGAGAAAACCACTTCTGTTTTCCCCTTTTTAACCATTTTACTGTTATAGTTTGCTTTGATTGTATAGAATAGATGCATACAGCAAGAAATCAATCCCAAAACGTTAAATTTATACCATCATCTTCTAATGCAAAAGTTTACAAAATCGGGGACTCTATTTAATTTCTGCAGTGGTCCTGTGGGCCTTGAAAGGGTTAACTGAGCCTAAAGATTAGTGGAAGTGGAACACTGCCAATTAAGGTGTGTGGGCCTTGAAAGGGTTAACTGAGCCTAAATATTAGTGGAAGTGGAACACTACCAATTAAGGTGTATGAATAAagcattttaaattttgaaaaagaataaaacacgATTAAATGTTATACAGGATTCATTTGTCGAAGACCTTTGCGAATTCTAAAGAtcgttaaaaaaaatcaatcaaaagtaattttcataatttaattttctattattttcatgttacCCTACAGTGACAAAAAAAACATGACACATTCAAGCGAAAGCAAAGCAAACGCGGCGTTGAAAATGATATGATTAAGTCCAATATGAATTTAGTCTTTCCTAATGTCATAAAGGTTTAAATTTCGTAAGACGTCTTTATGTTCACTGATCAGGGGCTTTTCCATGCACCACCCAAATTTTTCCCTACACctccaaaatcataattttgttcttcactaaaaatatatataaaatataaaaaaaatagataagcAATAATTATCACTTACCGATTTGTATTTACTGATATGCACCTAAGTCTTCACaccttttactttttctctcaTGTGTCTCCTACTAAATATGGTTTTGTACACctcttttcattcattttttttatttcatctcgTTCATCTTTCAAGTATGAGATTTGTTGTTGGTTAAgttatgatttaaattttaaatttgttttgtttgaaatttatatttatttttattatgttttgaatatgctgaattttaaaatccaatttaGGAAACCAACCAGATTTTGAATTccattttaacaaattaattaaattttgaaattttgaaatctagtttAAAAAACTCAaggaaattttgaaatctagtttATGAAGTTCCTATATTTTGAAAGTtactaaatttcaaattttaattatgaaatttattgGATTTCGAAATTCATTAAAGTTCTTatcaagattttaaaattcgatAAAGcttaatcaaatttcaaaatttggttaaacCAATTTGACAAAGGTCGAATATATTTAATATAGCTTGGTCAATGTTAATTACTACTTGACCAAGGTCTGAAACAACTCAGCCAATGTTTAATACAACTCGACCATGATTTGATACAACTTGATCAAGGTCTGATATAACTTGATCAAGATTTTTAAATACTCGGCCAAGGTATGCAACATCTCAAAATCCAGCAAAGCCCTTaatcgaattttaaaatttaatgaactTCTTAATCTTGTTTTGAAATTCGGTGAACCccttaaatcaaaattttgatatttagtgTATCTCTTAACCATATTTTGAAATATGGTGAAACCTTCAATCACATTACGAATTTAGTAAACCCTTTAACCGAATTGTGAAATATGATGAATCTCTTAACTAGATTTCAATATCTGATAGAGCCTTTAAActgaaa from the Vigna angularis cultivar LongXiaoDou No.4 chromosome 3, ASM1680809v1, whole genome shotgun sequence genome contains:
- the LOC108325862 gene encoding xyloglucan galactosyltransferase XLT2, producing MLPKSIHPSLEPQTKTLHNKPTLTSSITSLLKPLSSPQIPRSWIFFTVLFIQILLLCNLRMFSSPIPSPLPAPIVHHSSQALDQCGSGKVFVYDLPQTFNYEILQNCDNLNPWGSRCNSLSNNGFGLNAAALAGIVPEDLLPAWHWTDQFVTEVIFHNRLLNHRCRVKEPESATAFYIPFYAGLAVGKYLWLNSTAEERDRRCDMMLRWVMDQPFFKRSNGWDHFITMGRITWDFRRSSERDWGSSCIYKPGLRNVTRLLIERNPWDYFDVGVPYPTGFHPRSKSDVTRWQNFVHERQRSALFCFAGAPRRAFRQDFRGILLSQCREAGESCRTVNCTGTRCSNGTSAILETFLDSDFCLQPRGDSFTRRSIFDCMVAGSIPVFFWRRSAYLQYELFLPVEPGSYSVYIDRNAVKNGTVTVKNVLEKFTRERVRQMREKVIEYIPRLIYANTKDGLDDMKDAFDVAIEGVLKRFKEQEQPKFHKWK